The Deltaproteobacteria bacterium genome contains the following window.
AAACCTGAATCAGTGTGATACCATGTCTTCATCACTCGCCGCCGTCCTTGAGAACATCACAAAGGGAAAACCCGCTCCCTGTTACCTTATCCATGGCAACCAAACATACCTGGTCAAGGATGCACTTGAACGGATCGTCGGCGCTCTTTTGCCCGGCGGTGCAGACGACTTCAGCCTGTTCAGGATGACCGGAGATACCGAGGACGTGGGAGCCATCACCGAATCCCTGCTCTCCCGCTCTCTGATACCCGGCCGGAAGGTTATCGTTGTCAGGGATACCCGTCTTTTTTACTCGAAGAGCTCCGTGTCGGACATCATCGACGATGTCAGGGACAACCTTCAGCGGGACCCTTCCCGGGCCGCCCGGTCCTTTGCGGTCTTTCTGGAGACGGTGGGATGGTCGCTCGAAGAGCTGAAGGACGGCGGGTGGAATAAGATCAGTGACGCCCAGTGGCGGAAAGCTGTCGACGGTGAAGCCGGCGGAGACCGGGAACAGTGGCTGCCGCGGGCGATCCATCTCTGTGAATCGCTCATTATTTCGACGGGAAAGACCCGGCGGGATACGGATCAGCTTGAGGATGCCCTGAAAAGAGGGATCCCCCGGGAGAACACCCTTATCCTGACGGCGGACGCGGTGGATCGGCGGAAACGGCTTTTCAAGGTCATATCGGAACTGGGGATCGTTCTCGAATTCCAGCAGGCTCGCAATGAAGCACGGCAGAAACAGATCCTGAGCGAGGTTGTCAGGGAATACCTGGAGAAGAACGGAAAGACCCTGAGCCCGGAGGCCATGGCCCTCCTTCGGACCAGGACGGGTTTCGGCCTGGGAGACATTATGGGGGAGCTGGAAAAGCTGATCTCCTATGTGGACGATCGGCACCGGATCGGTGCCGATGACGTTGACGCGGTTATCGGTAAAACAAAGGAAGATTCCATATTCGATCTTACGGCGGCCGTGGTCGACGGGGACCCTGAAAAGGCCCTTGCCACCCTTGAGCACCTGCTCGACCAGGGTGTTCACTACCTGTCGGTCCTGGCGATGATAGCTCGGGAGATGCTCAACCTCCTGCAGGGAAAACTGCTCCTCGACGCGGGTGTGGTGCCGTCCTTTTCGACCCGTCTCACCTTCCCGGCCTTTCAAAAAGACCAGTATCCCGTCATCAAGGAAGCGGCCCGGAACTGGGAAGCCGGGGGAGGGTGGCTGATTGGCCGTCATCCCTATGTGATCTATAACGCCCTTTCCGGAAGCATCCGTTTTTCCTATGAAGAACTGGAATTCTTCATAGATCGGCTTGCAGACCTCGATGTGGCACTGAAAACGACCGCCATCGATCCCCGCCGTGCCCTTGAAAAGCTGCTGATCGAACTCTGCCGCCGATGAACATGCCGGAATAATGACGGTTTCCCGCCCCATCGCCCGGCCTGCGATATCTGCAGTACTTTACAGCTTTTTCAGTTTTCTCTTCGCGAGCCGCTTGCGTTTTGACATCCGCCGGGAGGGGCCCTTTTTCTGTGTTCCCGCCGGCGATACCGGCTCGTCATCAGGCTCCGGGCCGGTCAGTTCCGTGTCGGTCATGAAAAATGCCGCTTCCATTTCGCGCTGGATCCGCGCTTCAAATTCTGGTGACGAGACCGCCACCGTCCCCCGGCGGCCCACCGCCGTCGCCACGGCGCGATCCGATGTGACAACAAGGATTTCCTCTGCCGAGTGAGAAACCATTTCCTTGATCACATCATCGGCCGTGCGGCCTCTTCGCGAATATACGATTCGAATTCCCTTTTCCCGCTGTCGCTCTTCCTGAACCGATCCGTCGAGCCAACCGTCGAAGACAACGGTGATTTTGTGCCCCCGCAACCGCTTGTACTCGGCAAGCCGGTGGATCAGTTCCATGCGGCCCTGTTCCAGACTGATCCTCTCAAAACGTTTCAGGGAAGGGGATTGCCTGATGAGATTATATCCGTCTATGATGATGTGCATGATGTTTCCCGGCCGTTCCGGTGATTCCCGTGTCCCCCGCGATGTGGATCCTTCGCCGGCGACGGGTGGTGCCGGGGGACACGCCTGCCGCGCATCCGCTCATGTTTCGGAATCAAGGATCTTTCTCATGTCCCCGATCGTGCCGGCATAATTGCCACTGTGGAATATGGCCGAACCGGC
Protein-coding sequences here:
- the holA gene encoding DNA polymerase III subunit delta — translated: MSSSLAAVLENITKGKPAPCYLIHGNQTYLVKDALERIVGALLPGGADDFSLFRMTGDTEDVGAITESLLSRSLIPGRKVIVVRDTRLFYSKSSVSDIIDDVRDNLQRDPSRAARSFAVFLETVGWSLEELKDGGWNKISDAQWRKAVDGEAGGDREQWLPRAIHLCESLIISTGKTRRDTDQLEDALKRGIPRENTLILTADAVDRRKRLFKVISELGIVLEFQQARNEARQKQILSEVVREYLEKNGKTLSPEAMALLRTRTGFGLGDIMGELEKLISYVDDRHRIGADDVDAVIGKTKEDSIFDLTAAVVDGDPEKALATLEHLLDQGVHYLSVLAMIAREMLNLLQGKLLLDAGVVPSFSTRLTFPAFQKDQYPVIKEAARNWEAGGGWLIGRHPYVIYNALSGSIRFSYEELEFFIDRLADLDVALKTTAIDPRRALEKLLIELCRR
- a CDS encoding NYN domain-containing protein, with the protein product MHIIIDGYNLIRQSPSLKRFERISLEQGRMELIHRLAEYKRLRGHKITVVFDGWLDGSVQEERQREKGIRIVYSRRGRTADDVIKEMVSHSAEEILVVTSDRAVATAVGRRGTVAVSSPEFEARIQREMEAAFFMTDTELTGPEPDDEPVSPAGTQKKGPSRRMSKRKRLAKRKLKKL